From the genome of Populus alba chromosome 10, ASM523922v2, whole genome shotgun sequence, one region includes:
- the LOC118044579 gene encoding LOW QUALITY PROTEIN: AMP deaminase (The sequence of the model RefSeq protein was modified relative to this genomic sequence to represent the inferred CDS: substituted 1 base at 1 genomic stop codon), which translates to MDSSSPSPSSSLQLAMAALVGASLMAISAFFIHKRSVDQVLDRLITLRRNSLLKEKEKGTVVVDDKNHDEDEEHGSDGELILIDRKICVSHSLDDDTAIPSYRRMSSSMPNAVLSNDWFDEESMRFGLGSHREDNNLNFIPLGLPPLHTVPRQGDDKTLNYSSSLRRLASMGRLMTPRSPSGNAFDYSGDSEDEGTAFADEDATIYSQNVDSSADYINDIDPKIQNSSALQFSSVDSTNSVPGQNFEQHVDRRGHATSGHQVGSNPVIATMILPQRTSVPESINVEEEEVRKMIRECLDLRNSYLYAEKVAPWMKHSVEESTASEVNADDFEPFPATSHCFRMEDGVVHVYASEQDTVELFPVASATTFFTDMHHVLRIMSIGNVRSACYLRLXFLEEKFRLHLLINADRESMAQKGAPHRDFYNIRKVDTHVHHSACMNQKHLLRFIKSKLREEPDEVVIFRDGKYMTLNEVFESLDLTVYDLNVDLLDVHADKSTFHRFDKFNLKYNPCGQSRLREIFLKQDNLIQGRFLAEVTKRVLSDLEASKYQMAEYRVSLYGRKQSEWDQLASWFINNAIYSENAVWLIQLPRLYNVYKQMGTVTSFQNILDNVFIPLFEVTINPSSHPQLHVFLMQVVGLDIVDDESRPERRPTKHMPKPAEWTNEFNPAYSYYAYYCYANLYTLNKLRESKGLPTIKFRPHCGEAGDVDHLAAAFLLCNNISHGINLRKSPVLQYLYYLAQIGLAMSPLSNNSLFLNYHHNPFPVFFQRGLNVSLSTDDPLQIHLTKEPLVEEYSVAAKVWKLSACDLCEIARNSVYQSGFSHAAKLHWLGSKYFLPGPEGNNIHKSNVPDIRIVFRHETWKEEMQYVFLGMAKFPEEIDF; encoded by the exons ATGGATTCATCATCACCGTCGCCATCATCTTCTCTGCAACTAGCCATGGCGGCTCTAGTCGGTGCCTCACTTATGGCAATTTCTGCATTTTTCATTCACAAGCGCTCCGTCGATCAAGTCCTTGATCGCCTCATCACCCTCCGCCGCAATTCTCTtctcaaagaaaaggaaaagggaaccGTTGTAGTTGATGATAAAAAtcatgatgaagatgaagagcACGGATCAGACGGTGAACTGATTCTTATTGACCGGAAAATATGTGTGTCGCATTCCTTGGATGATGATACTGCAATTCCAAGTTATAGGAGGATGTCGTCTTCCATGCCCAATGCCGTGTTGAGCAATGATTGGTTCGATGAGGAATCAATGAGGTTTGGCCTTGGTTCTCACCGAGAAGacaataacctcaatttcattCCCTTAGGGCTTCCGCCTCTGCATACGGTTCCAAGACAAG GTGATGATAAGACTCTGAACTACTCTAGTTCTCTTAGAAGACTGGCATCTATGGGCAGGTTAATGACTCCAAGGTCACCAAGTGGTAATGCCTTTGATTATTCTGGGGATTCTGAAGATGAAGGAACGGCATTTGCTGATGAAGATGCCACTATTTATTCTCAGAATGTGGATTCTTCAGCTGATTATATAAAT GATATTGatccaaaaattcaaaattctagTGCTCTCCAATTTAGTTCTGTTGATAGTACAAATAGTGTTCCCGGCCAAAATTTTGAACAACATGTTGACAGAAGGGGACATGCAACTTCAGGTCATCAAGTGGGAAGCAATCCAGTTATTGCTACCATGATTTTACCTCAACGAACTTCTGTACCTG AGTCAATAAATGTTGAAGAGGAAGAAGTGCGTAAGATGATTCGTGAATGTTTGGATCTGAGAAATAGTTATCTTTATGCGGAAAAGGTCGCTCCATGGATGAAGCATTCTGTGGAAGAATCTACTGCATCAGAGGTGAATGCTGATGACTTTGAACCTTTTCCAGCAACTTCA CATTGTTTTAGGATGGAAGATGGAGTTGTTCATGTTTATGCCAGTGAACAAG ATACTGTAGAACTTTTCCCTGTTGCTAGTGCAACCACCTTTTTCACTGATATGCATCATGTCTTAAGAATCATGTCTATCGGAAATGTTCGCTCTGCATGCTATCTCAGGCTATGATTTCTCGAGGAG AAATTCCGCCTTCATCTGTTAATAAATGCAGACAGGGAATCCATGGCTCAGAAGGGTGCACCCCACCGTGATTTCTACAATATCAGAAAAGTCGATACACATGTGCATCATTCTGCTTGCATGAACCAGAAGCATCTCTTGCGTTTCATCAAGTCAAAACTTAGAGAAGAACCAGATGAG GTTGTTATATTCAGAGATGGAAAATACATGACACTAAATGAAGTTTTTGAGAGTTTAGATTTGACTGT GTATGATTTGAATGTTGATTTGTTGGATGTCCATGCTGATAAGAGCACCTTTCACCGTTTTGATAAATTCAACCTCAAATATAATCCTTGTGGACAAAGCAGACTCAGAGAGATCTTTTTAAAGCAGGATAATCTCATTCAAG GACGTTTCTTGGCTGAAGTAACAAAAAGAGTTTTATCAGATCTTGAGGCAAGCAAATACCAG ATGGCCGAGTATAGAGTATCCCTATATGGGAGAAAACAAAGTGAATGGGACCAGCTGGCAAGTTGGTTCATTAATAATGCAATTTACAGTGAGAATGCTGTTTGGTTGATCCAG CTTCCACGGCTTTACAATGTATACAAGCAAATGGGAACAGTTACTTCGTTCCAGAATATTCTTGATAATGTTTTCATTCCACTATTCGAAGTTACAATCAATCCGAGCTCCCATCCTCaactacatgtttttttaatgcag GTTGTGGGATTAGATATTGTTGATGATGAAAGCAGACCAGAAAGGCGTCCAACTAAACACATGCCAAAGCCAGCTGAATGGACCAATGAGTTTAATCCAGCATATTCCTATTATGCATATTACTGTTATGCAAACTTGTATACTCTTAACAAG CTTCGCGAATCAAAAGGATTGCCTACAATCAAATTTCGTCCACACTGTGGAGAG GCTGGTGATGTTGACCATTTGGCTGCTGCATTCCTTCTATGCAATAATATATCTCATGGGATCAATTTGCGGAAATCCCCAGTCTTGCAATATTTGTATTACCTTGCTCAG ATTGGATTGGCTATGTCACCATTGAGCAATAATTCCCTTTTCCTGAACTATCATCACAATCCATTTCCTGTATTCTTCCAGCGTGGCTTGAATGTTTCTCTCTCAACTGATGACCCCTTGCAAAttcatttaacaaaagaacCGCTAGTGGAAGAGTACAGTGTTGCAGCAAAG GTATGGAAGCTCAGTGCATGTGACCTATGCGAGATAGCGAGAAATTCTGTTTATCAATCTGGATTTTCCCATGCGGCAAAg TTACATTGGTTGGGTAGCAAATATTTTTTGCCCGGGCCAGAAGGAAACAACATTCACAAGTCAAACGTGCCCGATATAAGGATTGTCTTTCGACACGAG ACATGGAAAGAGGAGATGCAGTATGTTTTCTTGGGGATGGCCAAATTTCCTGAAGAAATAGATTTCTGA